A DNA window from Boseongicola sp. contains the following coding sequences:
- a CDS encoding isoleucine--tRNA ligase, protein MSSDTPDYKETLNLPVTDFPMRAGLPNREPAWLERWEKIGIYDRLREKEGRTPFTLHDGPPYANGHLHIGHALNKILKDMVVRSQQMMGNDARYIPGWDCHGLPIEWKIEEQYRKKGRDKDAVDVVEFRQECRNFADGWIDIQRSEFKRLGVTGNWDDPYLTMNFHAERVIAEEFQKFLMTGTLYQGSKPVMWSPMEKTALAEAEVEYHDKESFTVWVKFRMTRPGQGAGALGGEEAPGQARGGDLDDAHVVIWTTTPWTMPSNKAVVYGADIDYGLYEVTGTPEESWAAVGDKFILAEKLAGDVFTRARLEDGMYARVRDVSADELSGYGLLHPLAGAVGSNGEWDDVRDFRAADFVTDDEGTGFVHCAPSHGMEEYELYRDLGMLEQVITYNVNDDGGFREDLPFFGGSYILSRKGGEGDANKKIIDKLVEVGGLLARGKIKHSYPHSWRSKAPVIYRNTPQWFAAIDRPVGDGQDTFGKTIRERAMTEIDNVKWTPKTGRNRLYSMMEARPDWVLSRQRAWGVPLTCFVRKGALPTDADYILRNETVNARILEAFEAEGADAWYKPGAKERFLGNDVNAADYDQVFDILDVWFDSGSTHAFVLRDREDGSEDGIADLYLEGTDQHRGWFHSSMLQSCGTNGRAPYRGVLTHGFTLDEKGIKMSKSLGNTIVPDAVVKQYGADILRLWVSQTDYTADQRIGPEILKGVADSYRRLRNTMRFMLGSLNGFTEAERVDPADMPELERWVLHRLAELDHKVRTGYAAYDFQGVFRAIFEFATLDLSAFYFDIRKDVLYCDGPSDRRNAARTVLDILFHRLTTWLAPVLVFTMEEVWLERFPGDESSVHLIDMADTPADWLDEPLAAKWSGIRKARRVVTAALEVQRRDKVIGASLEAAPVVYVEDESVLAALKTVAFEDICITSAISVTSDPAPAEAFRVPEVDGVGVVFEMADGEKCQRCWKLLPDVGTHGHAGVCARCDAALH, encoded by the coding sequence ATGTCTTCCGACACGCCTGACTATAAAGAAACGCTGAACCTGCCTGTCACCGACTTCCCGATGCGGGCCGGGTTGCCGAACCGCGAACCTGCCTGGCTGGAGCGTTGGGAGAAGATCGGCATCTATGACCGCCTGCGCGAGAAAGAGGGGCGCACACCTTTCACGCTGCATGATGGTCCGCCCTATGCCAACGGGCATCTGCACATTGGCCACGCGCTGAACAAGATCCTGAAGGACATGGTGGTGCGATCCCAGCAGATGATGGGTAACGATGCGCGCTATATCCCCGGCTGGGATTGTCACGGTCTGCCCATCGAATGGAAGATCGAGGAACAATACCGCAAGAAGGGCCGCGATAAGGATGCGGTGGATGTGGTCGAGTTCCGTCAGGAATGCCGCAATTTCGCCGATGGCTGGATTGACATTCAGCGGTCGGAATTCAAGCGTCTGGGCGTCACCGGCAACTGGGATGACCCGTATCTGACGATGAATTTCCACGCCGAGCGGGTGATTGCCGAAGAATTCCAGAAGTTCCTGATGACGGGGACGTTGTATCAGGGGTCGAAGCCCGTGATGTGGTCGCCGATGGAAAAGACCGCGCTGGCCGAAGCCGAGGTCGAATATCACGACAAGGAAAGCTTCACGGTTTGGGTGAAGTTCCGCATGACGCGCCCCGGCCAGGGAGCCGGGGCCTTGGGTGGTGAAGAGGCCCCGGGTCAGGCCCGGGGCGGGGATCTTGACGATGCCCATGTTGTCATCTGGACGACAACCCCCTGGACCATGCCGTCGAACAAAGCGGTCGTTTACGGGGCCGACATCGACTACGGGCTGTATGAAGTGACTGGCACGCCGGAAGAAAGCTGGGCCGCCGTCGGTGACAAATTCATTCTGGCAGAAAAGCTGGCGGGCGATGTTTTCACACGAGCGCGGCTGGAAGACGGCATGTATGCACGGGTACGCGATGTTTCGGCGGACGAGTTGTCAGGATACGGCCTGCTGCATCCGCTTGCCGGGGCCGTAGGCTCGAACGGCGAATGGGACGACGTGCGAGACTTCCGCGCCGCTGATTTCGTCACCGATGATGAAGGCACCGGGTTCGTCCATTGCGCCCCGTCCCACGGGATGGAGGAGTATGAGCTTTATCGCGATCTTGGCATGCTGGAACAGGTCATCACCTACAACGTGAATGACGATGGTGGCTTTCGCGAAGACCTGCCGTTCTTCGGGGGCAGCTATATCCTGTCCCGCAAGGGTGGCGAGGGCGATGCCAACAAGAAGATCATCGACAAGCTGGTCGAGGTTGGCGGCTTGTTGGCGCGCGGCAAGATCAAGCACAGCTATCCGCATTCATGGCGCTCGAAAGCGCCGGTTATCTATCGCAACACGCCGCAATGGTTTGCCGCCATTGATCGGCCTGTGGGCGATGGGCAGGACACCTTCGGCAAGACAATCCGCGAACGCGCGATGACCGAGATCGACAATGTGAAGTGGACGCCCAAGACCGGGCGCAACCGGCTTTATTCGATGATGGAGGCACGCCCTGACTGGGTGCTGTCGCGTCAACGCGCCTGGGGTGTGCCGCTGACGTGTTTCGTGCGTAAGGGCGCTTTGCCGACAGACGCGGATTACATTTTGCGGAATGAAACGGTGAATGCCCGCATTCTGGAGGCTTTCGAGGCCGAAGGGGCTGACGCCTGGTATAAACCCGGCGCGAAAGAACGGTTCCTGGGCAATGACGTGAACGCTGCCGATTACGATCAGGTGTTCGACATTCTGGACGTGTGGTTTGATTCCGGCTCGACCCATGCTTTCGTTTTGCGCGACCGGGAAGACGGGTCCGAAGACGGGATCGCTGACCTTTATCTGGAAGGCACCGACCAGCATCGCGGCTGGTTCCATTCGTCGATGCTGCAATCCTGCGGCACCAATGGGCGTGCGCCCTATCGCGGTGTGCTGACCCATGGGTTCACGCTGGATGAGAAGGGCATCAAGATGTCCAAATCGCTTGGCAACACCATCGTGCCCGATGCCGTGGTCAAGCAATATGGCGCCGATATCCTGCGGCTTTGGGTGTCGCAAACCGACTATACCGCCGACCAGCGGATCGGGCCTGAGATCCTGAAAGGCGTCGCCGACAGCTATCGTCGTCTTCGCAACACCATGCGGTTCATGCTGGGCAGCCTGAACGGGTTCACCGAGGCCGAGCGCGTCGATCCCGCCGATATGCCGGAGCTGGAACGCTGGGTGCTGCATCGTCTTGCGGAACTGGATCACAAGGTGCGCACTGGCTATGCGGCTTATGATTTCCAGGGTGTGTTCCGGGCGATTTTCGAATTTGCCACGCTGGATCTGTCGGCGTTCTACTTCGATATCCGCAAGGATGTTCTCTATTGCGACGGTCCGTCAGACCGTCGGAACGCAGCGCGCACGGTGCTGGACATCCTGTTCCACCGGCTGACCACTTGGTTGGCGCCAGTTCTGGTCTTCACCATGGAAGAGGTTTGGCTGGAACGGTTCCCGGGCGACGAAAGCTCGGTCCACCTGATCGATATGGCAGACACGCCAGCCGATTGGTTGGACGAACCATTGGCTGCCAAATGGTCCGGTATCCGCAAAGCGCGGCGGGTTGTGACGGCGGCGCTGGAGGTTCAACGGCGCGACAAGGTCATCGGAGCATCGTTGGAGGCGGCACCGGTGGTGTATGTCGAGGACGAAAGCGTGCTGGCTGCGTTGAAGACAGTGGCGTTTGAAGACATCTGCATCACCAGCGCGATCTCGGTCACTTCCGATCCCGCACCGGCCGAGGCGTTTCGTGTGCCCGAGGTTGATGGTGTGGGCGTGGTCTTCGAGATGGCAGATGGCGAGAAGTGTCAGCGGTGCTGGAAGCTGTTGCCGGATGTTGGGACGCACGGACACGCAGGTGTCTGCGCGCGATGTGATGCTGCTCTGCATTGA
- a CDS encoding methylated-DNA--[protein]-cysteine S-methyltransferase: MPSLSKPSPLGPITIVEEDGGITALEWGRNGDEETPLLVEAHFQLAAYFDHALVEFDVPLAPKVSPSQRMFLDALIAIPFGETKTYGQIAKETGLSAQGAGQACGANPIAIIIPCHRVIGTGHLGGFSAPGGIETKVALLKHEGAASLLI; encoded by the coding sequence ATGCCTTCTTTAAGCAAACCCAGCCCTCTTGGGCCCATCACAATCGTCGAAGAAGATGGCGGTATCACTGCGTTGGAATGGGGCCGGAACGGGGATGAAGAAACGCCGCTTCTGGTGGAAGCACATTTTCAACTTGCGGCTTATTTTGACCACGCGCTGGTTGAATTTGACGTGCCACTAGCGCCGAAAGTTTCCCCTTCGCAGCGCATGTTCCTGGACGCGTTGATTGCCATCCCCTTTGGCGAAACCAAGACTTATGGCCAGATTGCCAAGGAAACCGGCCTGTCGGCCCAAGGTGCAGGGCAGGCATGTGGGGCCAACCCAATTGCGATCATCATCCCCTGCCACCGTGTGATTGGCACTGGTCATTTGGGTGGGTTTTCCGCGCCTGGCGGTATTGAAACCAAAGTAGCCCTGCTGAAGCATGAGGGTGCTGCAAGCCTGTTAATCTGA
- the lysA gene encoding diaminopimelate decarboxylase has translation MDHFIYQNGALYAEDVAIADIAAAVGTPFYVYSTATLTRHYKLFDEALAGTDHLVCYAMKANSNQAVLRLMASLGAGVDVVSGGEYLRAKAAGFAGDRIVFSGVGKTRDEMRLALEGGIRQFNVESEPEMVALSDVAEGLGVVAPITVRVNPDVDAKTHEKISTGKSENKFGIPIARAREVYAAAAKLPGLEVIGIDVHIGSQLTDLEPYRLAYQKVAELTEVLRSDGHNIRRLDLGGGLGIPYERSNTAPPLPMEYGAMVRETVGHLDCEIEIEPGRLIAGNAGLMVSEVIYVKSGEGREFLILDAAMNDLVRPAMYAAYHDILPVIEPAPGAEQRPYDIVGPVCESGDIFTKNRPMPPVDAGDLVAFRSAGAYGAVMASEYNTRPLIPEVLVHGHQFAVIRARPTFDDIINRDTIPEWLEGSD, from the coding sequence ATGGACCACTTTATCTATCAGAACGGCGCGCTATATGCCGAGGACGTTGCCATCGCCGATATCGCAGCAGCGGTCGGAACGCCGTTTTATGTGTATTCGACGGCAACTCTGACCCGGCATTACAAGCTGTTTGACGAAGCTCTCGCCGGCACGGACCATTTGGTTTGCTATGCGATGAAGGCCAACTCAAATCAGGCGGTGTTACGCTTGATGGCCTCGCTTGGGGCAGGTGTGGATGTGGTTTCCGGCGGGGAATACCTGCGCGCAAAGGCGGCCGGGTTTGCGGGCGACAGGATCGTATTCTCTGGTGTTGGCAAGACACGCGATGAAATGCGTTTGGCTCTGGAAGGCGGCATCCGCCAGTTCAACGTCGAAAGCGAGCCTGAAATGGTGGCGCTGTCGGATGTGGCAGAAGGCCTTGGCGTGGTCGCGCCGATCACCGTGCGTGTGAACCCCGATGTGGATGCAAAAACCCACGAGAAGATTTCGACCGGCAAGTCCGAGAACAAGTTCGGCATACCAATTGCAAGGGCACGCGAAGTTTATGCGGCCGCGGCCAAATTGCCTGGTCTCGAGGTTATCGGCATCGACGTGCATATCGGTAGCCAGTTGACGGATCTGGAGCCATATCGCCTTGCCTATCAGAAGGTTGCGGAACTGACCGAAGTTTTGCGCTCGGATGGGCACAATATACGTCGGTTGGACCTTGGGGGCGGCCTTGGCATCCCATATGAGCGATCAAATACTGCTCCGCCATTGCCAATGGAGTATGGTGCGATGGTCCGTGAAACTGTTGGCCACCTTGATTGCGAGATCGAAATTGAGCCGGGCCGCCTGATTGCCGGGAATGCCGGGTTGATGGTCAGCGAAGTCATCTACGTCAAATCGGGCGAAGGGCGCGAATTTCTGATCCTGGATGCAGCGATGAATGATCTGGTGCGTCCGGCTATGTATGCAGCCTATCACGATATATTGCCAGTTATCGAGCCTGCGCCGGGGGCCGAACAAAGGCCCTATGATATCGTTGGGCCGGTTTGCGAATCCGGGGATATATTTACCAAGAACCGGCCCATGCCGCCGGTTGATGCTGGCGATCTTGTCGCCTTTCGTTCGGCCGGGGCATACGGCGCGGTCATGGCATCAGAATACAATACCCGCCCCCTGATCCCCGAAGTTCTTGTGCATGGGCATCAATTCGCCGTCATTCGGGCCCGTCCCACCTTTGACGACATCATAAATCGAGATACCATTCCAGAATGGCTCGAGGGGTCGGATTAA
- a CDS encoding TIGR02302 family protein produces the protein MTYPRDLPENAAKRLSWPLRWTFVGMVSERFVRAFWPLWAILLTSLAFLMLGLHEALPLEAVWGIGVLVVLGALAAFAFGVRRLTWPSRTEALARLDATLPGNPIAAISDTQAIGSGDPASEQVWNAHLERMMARTGAAKAVSPDLQLSSRDPYALRYAALLMFTVALLFGSFLRVATVAELTPGNTSLAAGPSWEGWVEPPLYTGQPSLYLNDIDREAFAVPVGSRVTLRFYGAVGALALNETVSGRTEDIPPATDTVQTFEVAESGEVSVDGPGGQSWAISATEDQPPTIEFEAPIEQGEAGRMEAAFAASDDYGVVAGQMEITLDLPEVVRAYGLLSEPEDRPALVLDIPMTISGDRANFSEIIVEDFSEHPWANLPVRASLTAEDAAGQIGLSAPQFATLPGRRFFDPLAKSIIEQRRDLLWNRANAKRTSQILRAVSFNPDGIFRSETVYLKLRFLVRRLEARVALRRMDDAAVEEFSDVLWSIALEIEEGDLGDALERLRRAQDRLSEAIENGATEDEIAELMQELREAMQDYMRQLAEQQSGENQQTAENQGDMQEMTGDQLQDMLDRLQELMEQGRMAEAEQLLNQLRQMMENMQITQGQQNGQSQGEQAMEGLAETLRQQQGLSDEAFRDLQEQFNPNGQQGQQGQTPGQQQGEGQQPGQGQGQQGQGQGSGGNQQGLADRQQALRQELDRQRGSLPGAGSAEGDAARDALGRAGEAMEDAEDALRDENFADALDSQSKAMEALRDGMRDLAEQMAQQQQNQQGGQQGQAAGRNDPLGGRDPLGREAGEYGRIGTDEQLLQGDDVYRRARELLDEIRRRSGEQERPSEELDYLKRLLDRF, from the coding sequence ATGACTTATCCGCGCGATCTTCCTGAGAATGCAGCAAAGCGGCTTTCCTGGCCGCTGAGGTGGACATTTGTCGGTATGGTCTCCGAGCGTTTCGTCCGCGCGTTCTGGCCGCTTTGGGCTATCTTGCTGACATCACTGGCATTTTTGATGCTCGGATTGCACGAAGCTCTGCCGCTTGAGGCGGTCTGGGGTATTGGTGTTCTGGTGGTTCTGGGTGCATTGGCGGCGTTTGCTTTTGGCGTGCGACGCCTTACGTGGCCGTCGCGGACAGAGGCCCTGGCGCGTTTGGACGCGACTTTGCCGGGAAATCCGATTGCGGCTATTTCAGATACTCAGGCCATCGGCAGCGGTGATCCGGCGTCTGAACAGGTCTGGAACGCGCATCTGGAACGAATGATGGCGCGGACCGGGGCAGCCAAAGCAGTGTCACCGGATCTGCAACTTTCCAGTCGTGATCCCTATGCGCTGCGATATGCGGCGCTTTTGATGTTTACGGTTGCACTGTTGTTCGGTTCATTCCTGCGGGTTGCGACAGTTGCTGAATTGACGCCGGGGAACACCTCGCTTGCGGCTGGGCCCAGCTGGGAAGGGTGGGTGGAGCCGCCGCTTTATACCGGCCAACCAAGCCTCTACCTGAATGATATCGACCGCGAAGCGTTTGCGGTTCCGGTCGGCAGCAGGGTCACGCTTCGGTTCTATGGCGCAGTCGGCGCCCTTGCACTGAACGAAACCGTCTCGGGGCGCACCGAGGACATACCACCTGCGACGGATACCGTTCAGACATTCGAGGTTGCCGAAAGCGGAGAGGTTTCGGTCGACGGTCCGGGCGGTCAGTCCTGGGCGATTTCAGCAACAGAAGATCAGCCGCCGACAATCGAATTCGAAGCCCCAATAGAACAGGGCGAAGCTGGCCGAATGGAGGCAGCTTTTGCGGCATCCGACGATTATGGCGTTGTCGCGGGGCAGATGGAGATCACTCTAGATCTGCCTGAAGTGGTGCGCGCCTATGGACTGTTGTCAGAACCGGAAGACCGTCCGGCGCTGGTTCTGGATATTCCGATGACGATTTCTGGGGATCGCGCAAATTTCAGCGAAATAATTGTCGAGGATTTCAGTGAGCACCCCTGGGCCAATCTGCCGGTGCGGGCATCGCTGACTGCAGAGGATGCAGCAGGGCAAATCGGGTTGTCGGCACCGCAGTTTGCGACCCTGCCGGGGCGACGGTTCTTCGATCCGCTGGCCAAATCGATCATCGAGCAACGGCGTGATCTTTTGTGGAATCGCGCCAATGCCAAGAGAACATCCCAGATACTCAGGGCGGTCTCGTTCAATCCTGATGGAATTTTCCGGTCCGAAACGGTCTATCTGAAGTTACGTTTCCTCGTCCGACGTCTTGAAGCTCGCGTGGCGCTTAGGCGCATGGATGATGCAGCGGTCGAGGAATTTTCCGACGTGCTGTGGAGCATTGCACTGGAGATTGAAGAAGGTGATTTGGGCGACGCGCTGGAACGGCTTCGGCGGGCTCAGGATCGGCTGAGCGAGGCAATTGAAAACGGTGCGACCGAGGACGAAATTGCCGAGCTAATGCAGGAGTTGCGCGAGGCGATGCAGGATTACATGCGCCAGTTAGCCGAGCAGCAAAGTGGTGAGAACCAGCAAACGGCTGAAAATCAGGGCGACATGCAAGAGATGACCGGCGACCAATTGCAGGACATGCTGGATCGATTGCAAGAGCTGATGGAACAAGGCCGCATGGCCGAGGCCGAGCAATTGCTGAACCAATTGCGCCAGATGATGGAGAACATGCAAATCACCCAGGGCCAGCAGAACGGTCAAAGTCAGGGTGAACAGGCGATGGAAGGGCTGGCCGAAACATTGCGGCAGCAACAGGGACTTTCCGATGAGGCCTTCCGTGATCTGCAGGAACAGTTCAATCCCAACGGTCAGCAAGGCCAGCAGGGGCAAACGCCCGGACAACAGCAGGGCGAAGGTCAACAGCCCGGTCAGGGGCAAGGCCAGCAAGGTCAGGGCCAGGGCAGCGGTGGCAACCAACAGGGGCTTGCGGATCGTCAACAAGCGCTGCGTCAAGAATTGGACCGTCAGCGTGGTAGTCTGCCCGGCGCAGGTTCCGCCGAAGGGGACGCCGCGCGCGATGCTCTGGGTCGGGCTGGCGAAGCTATGGAAGATGCCGAAGATGCCTTGCGCGACGAGAATTTCGCCGACGCATTAGACAGTCAATCAAAGGCCATGGAGGCGCTGCGGGACGGCATGCGTGATCTGGCCGAACAAATGGCGCAGCAACAGCAAAACCAACAGGGCGGTCAGCAGGGCCAGGCCGCTGGTCGCAATGACCCATTGGGCGGGCGCGATCCCTTGGGTCGCGAGGCCGGCGAATACGGCCGTATCGGCACAGACGAGCAATTGTTGCAGGGCGACGATGTTTATCGCCGGGCGCGCGAATTGCTGGATGAAATTCGTCGGCGGTCTGGCGAACAGGAACGCCCGTCCGAAGAGCTGGACTATCTGAAACGTCTTCTTGACAGGTTCTAA
- a CDS encoding lytic murein transglycosylase, protein MRGILAAVFVTFLVGGAHAGPIVGGSVTPSMPKQGDTMVVVEASVSNQAFQSWVEKFQRRARGMGIRATVLTEAFQGVRYNADVVRKDRNQSEFTKQIWDYLDTAVSSTRVRNGKRAMSKHIRTLKAIEAQYGVEAEVVAAVWGLESAYGTFRGKENVIEALATLAFDGRRGRFFERQLIAALRILQSGDVAPRKMTGSWAGAMGHTQFIPTSYQSFAQDHDGDGRRDIWSDDPGDALASTAHYLKQHGWTKDQPWGVEVTVPKGFDYAQAGVRIKKSPAQWARLGVRDVKGGKVANHGRASILLPAGARGAAFMIFDNFHVIERYNTADAYVIGVGHLSDRLVGGPKLKSGWPRDDRNPAFREKQEMQRLLTSRGFTTSGVDGIIGPNTISAIRRFQTSVGMVPDGYASFEILKRLR, encoded by the coding sequence ATGCGCGGAATATTGGCCGCAGTGTTTGTGACTTTTTTGGTCGGTGGTGCCCATGCAGGACCGATTGTGGGTGGAAGTGTGACACCGAGCATGCCGAAACAAGGGGACACAATGGTGGTTGTTGAGGCGAGTGTTTCAAACCAGGCGTTTCAAAGTTGGGTCGAAAAGTTTCAACGCCGCGCGCGCGGTATGGGTATACGCGCGACTGTGTTGACTGAGGCATTCCAAGGCGTTCGGTACAATGCGGATGTCGTTCGCAAAGACCGAAATCAATCCGAATTCACCAAGCAGATATGGGATTATCTTGATACTGCTGTGTCGTCGACGCGGGTTCGAAACGGCAAGCGTGCGATGTCGAAACATATCCGCACATTGAAGGCTATTGAGGCGCAATATGGCGTCGAAGCCGAAGTTGTTGCAGCCGTCTGGGGGCTGGAAAGTGCATATGGCACGTTTCGCGGCAAGGAAAATGTGATCGAGGCCTTGGCGACGCTGGCATTTGATGGCCGTCGCGGTCGGTTCTTTGAACGTCAATTGATTGCGGCCCTGCGCATCTTGCAGTCTGGCGATGTGGCTCCGCGTAAGATGACAGGGTCTTGGGCTGGCGCCATGGGGCATACCCAGTTCATTCCGACCTCGTATCAGAGCTTTGCCCAGGATCATGACGGAGACGGGCGGCGCGACATCTGGTCGGATGATCCCGGCGATGCTCTGGCGTCGACTGCACATTACCTGAAGCAGCACGGATGGACCAAGGACCAGCCCTGGGGTGTTGAGGTGACTGTACCCAAGGGGTTTGACTATGCGCAAGCCGGTGTAAGGATCAAAAAATCACCTGCACAGTGGGCGCGTTTGGGCGTGCGGGATGTCAAGGGCGGCAAGGTGGCCAACCATGGCCGCGCCTCGATCCTGCTGCCGGCGGGCGCGCGTGGTGCGGCCTTTATGATCTTCGACAATTTTCACGTAATCGAGCGCTATAATACCGCCGATGCCTATGTGATCGGGGTCGGGCATCTGAGCGACCGGTTGGTGGGTGGCCCCAAACTGAAGTCGGGCTGGCCGCGCGATGATCGCAATCCGGCGTTCCGGGAAAAGCAGGAAATGCAGCGGCTTTTGACGTCTCGCGGGTTTACGACGTCTGGTGTCGATGGGATCATTGGCCCCAACACCATCTCTGCAATCCGTCGGTTTCAGACATCGGTCGGGATGGTGCCTGATGGTTATGCGAGTTTCGAAATTCTGAAGCGTTTGCGCTAG
- a CDS encoding SLC13 family permease, producing MPSDQNLIFGIFAVLFALLVWGRIRYDLVAFGALVLAATLGLVPKDRVFSGFGHSAVAIIALVLIVSRGLVGSGAIEKLASRLLDAERPLPLHIAVMAVVGAGLSAVINNVAALALLMPLDVETATKAKRAVSKTLMPLSFAIILGGMITLIGTPPNIVIAEYRQDVLGTPFGMFDFAPVGLVVAITGIAFVSLIGWRFLPAREGALEQEGEFAKGRYIAELRVGEKALEEGKTVASLYPLADEHDVHILGLVRRGKRLPGFAARQDIRPSDFVVVEGEPKSIEAFMGQGDLEFSGSEKHSGGVTSGGLTLTEAIVPEGARIAGRTSRGLQLLYRHSVTLLGVSRNGKRFRERVRLLPIKPGDVLLLLGSPERVTAAASWLGVLPLDGRETQVVQRSKAGLSIGMFLAAIVVAVLGWVSLPVALSAAVIGFVGVGLVSGREVYESIEWKVIVLLASLIPLAEAFEQSGGAELIAGQILSVTDGMPPWVSLLLLMIVTMTLSDFLNNVATTLIAAPIAIGMATATGTNPDAWLMTVAVAASCAFLTPIGHKNNTIILGPGGYRFGDYWRMGLPLEILVIAVAVPTILIVWPL from the coding sequence ATGCCCAGTGACCAGAATTTGATTTTCGGCATTTTCGCAGTGTTGTTTGCGCTGCTTGTCTGGGGGCGCATTCGGTATGACCTTGTAGCGTTTGGCGCGCTGGTTCTCGCGGCAACCTTGGGGTTGGTGCCAAAAGACCGGGTATTCTCGGGGTTCGGACATTCGGCTGTTGCCATAATCGCGCTGGTCCTGATCGTATCGCGCGGGCTGGTCGGCTCGGGGGCAATCGAAAAGCTGGCATCACGATTATTGGACGCCGAGCGCCCGCTGCCACTGCACATTGCGGTGATGGCGGTTGTCGGAGCCGGGCTTTCGGCGGTGATTAACAACGTAGCCGCACTGGCCTTGTTGATGCCATTGGACGTTGAAACCGCGACAAAGGCCAAACGGGCGGTCAGCAAGACCCTGATGCCCTTGTCGTTTGCGATCATTCTGGGCGGCATGATCACCCTGATCGGCACGCCACCCAACATCGTCATCGCCGAGTATCGCCAGGACGTTCTGGGCACGCCCTTTGGCATGTTCGATTTCGCGCCTGTTGGTCTGGTCGTGGCCATTACCGGCATTGCCTTTGTATCGTTGATCGGATGGCGATTTCTGCCTGCACGGGAAGGCGCGCTGGAACAAGAAGGCGAGTTTGCTAAAGGCCGATATATTGCCGAATTAAGAGTGGGGGAGAAGGCCCTGGAAGAAGGCAAAACTGTTGCCAGCCTTTATCCCCTGGCCGATGAGCACGACGTCCACATCCTGGGCCTTGTGCGGCGCGGCAAGCGCCTTCCTGGTTTTGCAGCCCGGCAGGACATTCGGCCCAGCGATTTTGTGGTTGTCGAGGGCGAGCCTAAATCCATCGAGGCTTTTATGGGTCAGGGCGATCTGGAGTTTTCAGGTTCCGAGAAACATTCCGGTGGCGTGACATCCGGAGGTCTTACTCTGACAGAAGCGATCGTGCCCGAAGGCGCACGGATTGCCGGACGAACGTCGCGCGGCTTGCAGCTTTTGTACCGCCACTCGGTGACTTTGCTGGGCGTATCGCGGAACGGCAAAAGGTTCCGCGAGCGCGTACGCCTGCTGCCGATAAAACCCGGTGACGTGTTGCTGCTGTTGGGCTCGCCGGAACGGGTGACCGCTGCTGCGTCCTGGCTTGGCGTGCTGCCGCTAGACGGGCGGGAAACCCAGGTTGTGCAACGCTCCAAAGCAGGTCTGTCCATCGGCATGTTCCTGGCCGCGATTGTCGTCGCGGTCTTGGGGTGGGTGTCTTTGCCCGTAGCTTTGTCGGCAGCGGTGATCGGATTTGTCGGTGTCGGGTTGGTATCAGGACGAGAGGTTTACGAGTCTATCGAATGGAAAGTGATAGTTTTGCTGGCCAGCCTAATTCCCCTGGCCGAGGCGTTTGAGCAATCTGGCGGCGCCGAGTTGATCGCCGGTCAAATTCTGTCGGTCACAGATGGGATGCCGCCCTGGGTGTCCTTACTTTTGCTGATGATCGTGACCATGACGCTTTCGGATTTCCTGAATAACGTCGCCACCACATTGATCGCAGCCCCCATTGCCATTGGAATGGCCACCGCAACCGGCACCAACCCGGATGCGTGGTTGATGACCGTGGCAGTCGCGGCCTCTTGCGCATTTCTCACGCCCATTGGGCACAAGAACAACACGATCATTCTGGGCCCCGGCGGATACCGTTTCGGGGACTATTGGCGCATGGGCCTGCCGCTGGAGATTCTGGTGATCGCAGTTGCCGTCCCGACCATCCTAATTGTCTGGCCTCTTTGA
- a CDS encoding DNA-3-methyladenine glycosylase I, whose translation MDDKTRCFGSHTELYAHYHDTEWGVPVHDDQMLFEMLILEGAHAGLSWETILKKREGYREVYHGFDIGRVASMNDDELAEALTNPAIVRHRQKVPAARKNAQVFMAMQEEFGSFSDWLWGHVDGETLVGNWPSAADIPASTPLSDAISKDLKKRGMSFVGTTIIYAYLQAVGVVNDHHKGCWRWGA comes from the coding sequence ATTGACGACAAGACCCGCTGCTTTGGCTCCCACACCGAGCTTTATGCGCACTACCACGATACCGAGTGGGGGGTGCCCGTGCATGACGATCAGATGTTGTTCGAAATGCTGATACTAGAGGGCGCGCACGCGGGCTTGTCGTGGGAAACCATCCTGAAAAAGCGCGAGGGATATCGCGAGGTTTACCACGGTTTTGATATTGGCCGTGTTGCTTCGATGAACGACGATGAATTGGCCGAGGCACTGACCAACCCTGCTATTGTGCGACACCGCCAGAAAGTACCGGCAGCACGCAAGAACGCGCAGGTTTTCATGGCGATGCAGGAAGAGTTCGGGTCATTTTCAGACTGGCTGTGGGGGCATGTGGATGGCGAAACTCTGGTCGGAAACTGGCCCAGCGCTGCCGATATTCCTGCGTCTACGCCCTTGTCGGATGCTATTTCAAAAGACCTGAAAAAGCGCGGCATGTCATTTGTGGGAACGACCATTATTTATGCCTATTTGCAGGCGGTTGGTGTGGTGAACGACCATCATAAGGGGTGCTGGCGCTGGGGCGCTTGA